Within Cucumis melo cultivar AY chromosome 4, USDA_Cmelo_AY_1.0, whole genome shotgun sequence, the genomic segment TGAACTCAAAAAGGGGACTGTGTGCTATTAAttactttaattttcttttactttgaTTTTCTTTCAATGTTGCTGACTtcattatattaaataatttatcaaatgATAAGGTACCTCTTTCCTGTACTTTGATAAACAAATTGGAAGTAATTATTCTACTATCAAATAAATCATTCTACTACATTTTGATGCTTAATAAATCCATAATATTTAGGTCTTTTGTGTTAACAAACTTTTTAACTTTGTTTTCCATACGTTAAATTTTCACTGTTCTAATAGACATGAAAGTTGACGACTTGTGAATATTAAATTGAGTTTTGAGTATTTGTTAGCTAAGAGAATTAAATGTTTATGAACTTAATTCAGAGTAACGACATATAATGACGGAAAGATTCTTCCAATATTTCACTTCTTACTCGAAAGTTTATGTCTATACCCATTAGTCTATGCTCCAATTGAtaaaaaacattttataaaatattaggATCCTCTTcgataaatatttaatttttcgtttatgaaaattaaatcCATAGAAATTTATTTTACCTTTAAAGTTCTTATTTTGTTACCTAACTTTTATCAaggttttcaaaaactaaactaaattttgaaaacgaaagaacgcaattttaaaatcttgttttattttgaaaattttcaaagaattCAATTCTAATGCCTAATATGGATGCAAATCATAGTAATAAAttgaggaagaaaaaaaaacaaaaacaaaatggttaccagtttacttttttttttttctattttaatacaAATTGTGGATAAGTAAATTGAACTATAGGTACACAGTAGATAGATGTTAGTTGAACAAAGCTTATTTTGCTTTTATCAATTTAGTGAGAAAAAGTAGATACAAAAGGCAATTTGTTTACCTGCCTACATCAATGGAAGTTGAAGAGAGAAAACTAGTGGTTGAAGTACGGGAAGAAGGTGGAATAAATTGAGTGAATCCGGAGCTAGATTGAAATGTAATTTGAGAATAAGGTGAAGGATCAAAAGCAAGAATTTGGTCTTCTCCATTAAGAAACCTTGTGACTTGCCTCATGCTTGGCCTAGCTTCAGGGTTGTAATGGGAACAAAGAAGTCCAAGTTTCAAAACCATTTCCATCTCAACCGTGTCATAAATTTCATTCAACTTTGGATCAGCTGCATCAAGAATACGACCTTTTTCATGGCATTCCATTACCCAATCTACCAATATGAATATATCTGATTCTAGAGGTCTTCTTCCACAAGCCACTTCAAGAATCAGTACCCCATATGCAAAGACATCTGTAGTTTTCGATGCTTTTCCGGTGCGAGCCAACTCGGGTGAGATGTACCCGATTGTGCCAACGACGCTGGTTGTATGTGATATTTGGTCATGGTCGTATAACCTTGCAAGACCGAAGTCGCTTAGTCGAGCATTCATGCTAATATCTATCAATATATTACTTGGCTTAACATCTCGATGGATCACGACTTGTTCCCATTCTTCGTGTAAGTATAACAATCCACCAGCAACTCCTTTGAGGATGTTGATTCTTTGTTCCCAATTCAGTACAAAGTTGTCTTTTGGATGGTAAAGGAGAGAATCCAAGCTTCCGTTTGGAATATAGTCATAAACCAAGAGAAGATCGTTCTGTTTCTTGCACCATCCTTGGAGATTTACCAAGTTCTTGTGTCTTAGTCGGCCCAAACTTTCAATTTCTGCAGCGAATTCCCTCATTCCTTGACTCGCATTTCTTGTTATCCTCTTTACAGCAACTTCACATCCCGTGGAAGGTAAGACACCTCTGTATACTGAGCCAAAGCCTCCTGATCCGATGAGCTCGGAGTCTTTAAATCCCTTTGTTGCTTTGTACAGATCTCTATAACCAAATCTGTGAGGACAATCTCTTTCCCATTCTTCGAGGTTCTCACCTCGGAACCTTCTTCTGAAAATGGAGGCTAAGAACAAAATTCCCATGAGTGTGATGGCAGATAATATTGGAACAACGACAGTGACTAGAGGATTGAATGTTGACGATGAAGGCAGAGGACTTTGCACTTTCAGTGGTGGAGGAAGTTGATGAACATTTAACTGAGGTGCTGATTCGTTGATTGCAAAACTCCAACCTGAAATGTAATGGAAGCTTGTTTCTTTTCCAGTTGATGCAGAGAAGCCCACATACATCATCTCATTCAAAACTGGAGTCAAGTTAATGGAATATGAGATCAATGGCTCAGTTGGTCTGATTACATTTGCGGGAGCTATTGTGACATTCACTAACTTACTACGCCCATCATAATCGATCCAAGCTTGGATTAGATCACCAGTATCCAAATACACCTCCGTCTTCACATCAGAGCCATAGTCAGAATACTCAGCCGATTCAGACGCACTTGATCGCACACCATTCTTGTTGATTCCAACATGGTTGCCTTTAAAATTTTTTTCGTCATCGTGGCCATTAACAGTATCAAATTCGACTGCAAAGATATGATTCGAAGGGTCACCATTGTTGGAGGAGTTGAATAATCCCAAGTAATGTTCACTAGCTGCACCTGGAAATTGGGTTGATGGAGCCATAACAAAGGCGAGGCCATATCCAACTGGTGGACCAGAGCTTGAAGGAACAATCGCAAACACAAAAGATGTGCTGAAAGAAGAAACATCTGAAACTGTTTCAGAATTTATGTCGAACATCGGCTGGGCAATAGGATGGAAGGCACGGCCGATAACGTACTGGGAGCTGTCGGTTAGTCTTAACAAGCCAGAAGGCTCTATAAAAGCTCCTTGATCAAGGTCCAGACCTGAATTATTGAATCCATGGTAGACAAATGGAGCTTGAACACGAAGAACAGAGacacagaaaaaaaatatcacAAGGCAAGGTAAAGAAAATCCCATAGCCATGTGAGGAGAtttataagaaagaaaagaaagaaatcacGGGTTAAGAAGAAAACAATAGTTTTCCATGTACGTAACTATGAAAGAAACTCTAATAAATAGTGAGATTAAGATTTGGAAATGGCAATTGTCAGGAAGATGTTAGAAGTCTGGGACCATTGCTAAACCTTCCATTGTCAAAGAAATAGtaattttcaataatttgaatttttgtgATGCCAATTAAATACTGACAATGATAGAGAAAATTGTGATGAGACGTGGGAGATTAATTGAAATGAAACCATAGGAATTAGGAGTGTGTCCATATAGAAAAATCAAGAGAATTTGAACATAAAGACAATTGCCCTCCAGAAATGTGGTGGAGAAGTGAGTTTGAAGTTTCTAAGCATCTAGAGTCCAGCCAGCATAGGTTGACAAGCCTCAAGTCTTCcaactattttctttttcttcttttcttttcttttcttttcttttctttttttcatttatatttcTTTATAAACTATTTCAACCTTGAGATATTTCTCTTTTTCTACCATTTTCTATGAAGGCAATGGCTTGGGGACGGGGATAGGAAACTAAACACTCTCCATCTCTAATTCCACACCAAACAAAACGGTTCCTTGAATTACAAggatttaatttaaatttgtattAAATGGCCctataaatctaaaatttttaaatttttaagttTGTATCATATAGCCAATAGGTATCCTATCGTTAGAAAGCATTCAAGTTTCTAAAACATATATCTTTCTTTAAAGATGCATTTTCCATGTTTTATCTAATAAGTCCCAACTTTTAATCTTATGTCTCGTTGGGTTTTTACTTGTTCAACATCTTTAAGAATTTAAACAACACAAGATAGAAAGTTTAATgctttattaaaaataaaattcaatgtgtctaatatatttattaactTTTGAAAAATGATAAATATATCGGTAATCTATTTAATAGGTTTAAAATCTACTGAGCTACAAGACAAAAGTTTACAAGTTTAGAGATATATTTTACactttttaaaatcaaaagacCCATAAGCAGAAAATTTAAACTTGTAATTAAACCTAAAATCTAATTACTTAAGAAATCGTGGTATTGATGACTATGTGAAAAGGCTCTCAGCTCTCTCTCAAGACATCATTTACCCTTTCTAGCACTAACCATCTTCAGATCCATCGTCCGAGATCCGAGTCTGAGAAATGAGAAGGGCAGAAGATCCACTGATCATTCTCCAGGTTAAACGACCTTTTTGACAAGGTTATAATTGGACATGAGAATATTTAAGTTCGAAAAGAGAACGTTAAATAATTGTATAGATATGGACAAAGAAACACATGCTCGACAGTAAACTACAACCATGAGAAGGAAAGAGAATGAAAATCCCACCTACAGTCCATTTAATAACACTACCAAAGTAAACTTGAAAAGGTTCAGTTGAATACATATCCAATGATGTAATTGAAATCATAGAATAAAGTAATTGTGatgtaaattaaaaatatattaacttTTGGTTTCATCTGAATCTTAAATATTCATATTAATCTACCATATTATAGAATTCAATTGGCACCctccaattaaaaaaaaatgacctCTTTGAGGAATCCCAGTATAGTAACAGTTCCTCACTCGACTGGTCTACTTGCCCCACCTAATCTGCAAAAAACATTGGCTTCCCCCAATCGTTAGATCATTTGCTAatgttttatttatataaactTTATTTGATTCTCGAGCGAAAAGTCCTCGTTTCTTatcaatataatatatatatccacaCACGCACActttatattttcattttctccATCATCACTTCTAAACCATTGAAACCTATAGCATCATTAGCATTAGCTGGGAGGACATAGTACTCATGGTTGTTTTACAAACTCACACTTCGTGTTCCAAATGGTTAAATGTACAGAACAAAACTCACCTGTTTCAATGTCATTGCCCACCAATAGCAAAACAAGTTGGCACCAACGGTAACTAATACTCCGAGCCCTGGGCTTCCCTTTTCCACATAAACAAAGGGCACAAGGTCCATTCATTATTCTCCAGGATATATAGTCAACTTTTTCTGTTTTCCTATTGAGAAACATAGGTTCCTTCATATCATTTTGTAGAAAGCATTGAACTGCGAAAGCAATCCAGTGGCAAAGTAGGTTTTATAAATAACTTCCACAATAAAGTAGTAGAAATGTGAGAAATTATTTGGTTGCTGTTTTGAAAGGGTCAAATGACTTTTATCGTGTACAATCATTCTAAACGTGATTTTAATcctttaaaatcaatttaatatttgatgtttacatttttaaacaaaattttcatacaatcaaaattaaaattgatttttaatgATTTAAAGCATGTTGGAATCTATTAAACACGACAAAAGTGATATTAATCGATTCAAATTACTCTCAAACATGCTCAAAGACATCCTAGCTGAAGATTAGAAAAGGCTCGTGCCTGTAACAATGTGTCACCAAAAACATAAATCGTTCATGTTTTGATTTATGACTCTTAGCACCTGGATGTCTCCTTCTCCTGGCTGAAACTTCTCCCTTAAGTAATAAAACATAAGTTAGCGAGAGTTGTGTTCATCTCTTGATAACATTATAATAACGGCCATTTGACATAAagactaattaaaaaaatggacCAAGATTGTTCAACCTTCGTCCTCACAAGAGCAAGCATTCTCTTGCAAACCTTCAACAAATCCTTCACTAGAGAACTTCCCTCCAAAATGTCTAATCATTTAATTCTACACCGTCTCTGTTGATACAGATTACAAAGTCACCAATTAAACCTCTCGCCTTGAAAAGTTGGATATAGCCTCGAGTTAAGAGATtacataaaaatattttatttgtttgtttttttaattccTCATACCATCTGTGAAGAACCACCATTCGGCACTTTAAATGGTCCACGACTCCAAGTTACAATCAAACTCACTCGTTATTGCTAAAATTCCAAACAGTCTAGCCTCTTTCTTTCCTACCCTAAATTACAGAACCAAATATACGTTTCTCCAAAACTCACCGATCAAAATTCTAATACCTTTAAATTCCTCAAAGCATTTATGTAACGAAGACTAAAAAGTTCCCACTTCAGGCTATTTATTTTCctaaaaattctaaatttaccTTATCCACTTCtatcaacttgatgaattgaCCTATGATTGAAAATAGTATCTTAACGTCCTTCCCTTATCAAATACTAGCAAACTTATTATTTTCGTCATTCCTCAAACTACAGGTTCTTTCAAACTTCAAGCTGACTTCTTGCGCACTTGTATCGACAAATCCCAACTTAAGAGATTGAGCTAGACGTCATCTTCACATATTCCCTTATTCAATGCTTTTAAATCCATTATGTTTCCTTTTCAACCTCTCCTTGACCTCAGAGCTTTTGGAATTCATAACTCCAAGAGTCCTAAGTTACAATAATGTCCACAGAACTCCATTACTTCCAATACTTTCCATTTTTCATTAATTACATGACTCCCAACCATGGTTACCATTCCAAGACATCAATGTCACACCTGAAGATCCAAGAGGTTCCAACATAATCTGTACAGTTAActtcaaaacttcaaatctGCTTTACTCATATCTATAAAGAAGCAAACCCCCTCCCCCAGACATCTCTATCAAAAACAGAACGAGACCCAGTGGCTACTGCAGGTCTTGAAGGGACAGAATGGACTTGAAATGAGGCAACCTGAAtagaagaaattagaaaatacATATATTACTAATTTGAATGGTCAGAAAATAACATACTTCTCAAATAGAAAAGACCAAAAGGCAGAGCATTGAAAGGAAAAGGCTGCACATCTTCAATTACCGCGATTATGTAACTGAAACGAAACGGTGTCCGAGTATACATCCGAAAGTGCATAAAAAGAAACACGTAGCCCGCTGGTTGCTAATGGTTATTTTATCATATCAGAGACAACAAATCCACTAGCATTACTAGGATAACCAAACTTGGAACCAAGAAAATAACAAGAATACACACGCGTCGACTACCATTAGTTTTTGGAGCCCCAAGAGCCTAAAACCAGAAATCAGGATTTGTATGAAGACCACACTGTCAGAACAAAAAAAATTGGGAGAGATGAGCTCTCGCTTTCTGCTTACTCTTCCTTCAACgtaattaaaaatgaaaaccTTCAAGAGATAAAGTTCCATTAGACTCTAACAAATGATCGGTAGAGGCAAAGCATGAAGTACGCATTTGCGGTGAAAATTCAAGGGAAACGGATTTTTAAAAGGGttagttttaaaaactatttaagAGAAATGGGTTCTTTTCCAACAAATTAGGAAAGagttaaaataaatttaacaatcttCGTAAAATTGAGCTGAAACATTATAATAATCTTTAACAAGTTGATAGAATTACTAATTGAAATGTTATAGCAAAGTGATAGATTTGGAATATTAGATTGATCATTAAAAAGATTGGAATATTAATAAGAATTAAGACATAAAATGATGTACTAATTATAATAGTATTTTATCCCAAAgtgataaaattataaataatttaaaatttaaatactaaGTTCAACCAACATTCAAATGCAttaataaatttcataaacCCTGGATGAAAGCAAACAAAAAGAAGGAAGAGGTTGCTATACCAAAGGAAGAGGAAGCAGCTCAACGGGCAACAAATAGAGACTGCTCATGGGGAAGGACCCCGGTACCCGCCATGAGCTCTCATCGAACTCCTTCTATTTGGGTCGAAAGCTAGGGCACGATGATATGAGAAATGGGGAATCTTTGATCCTCCTCTTCGACATTAGTGTTTCGAAAACTAGACGCCCAAAGAACTTTCCTTTTGTGGACCGTAAAATGTAGGTGCCCCGGAGATGGCGATATACGGCTAGGCAGAGTACAAATCGATCTTGAACCGGGAAGTGAGTAGGTGCAGCATCCTCCTCCTCTATCTAGGGAGTTGTGGAAATGAGATCTTTCAGCAAGTTTTCAATATAGAAAAGTTTAGGCTATCGAGCATGTACTTTATTCTAGAACCCTTTTCctaaatagtttttttaaaatgactAGTATTTCAATTATTCTAATTTGGAGTATTGAGCATGTACTTCATTTTTCTCCATTAAATAGTTTGTAAGCTTTTGTAAGGGTGATTTGTGAGTATTTTCTTTGAGAGAAGTCATTTTGTAAACTCTTGAATTTTTTGAAACATCGATTTCATATATCATTTATTGACAACTCTATATTCCTTGATttaagggtaattataataggtagcaatttttagaataattattaagtatatagcaatattttaaaaaaattgcaaatatagcaaaatctatcggtgataggcttctatcgttgatagattcttatggtttatcagtgatagaccaacatttactacatagtctatcaatgatagactcctatcattgatagattttgacagattttgctatatttgcaatttttttaaaatgttgttatatacttaattattttgaatataattgctacatttgcaactatcccttgaTTTAAACGGAACATCAAAAGGTTCCTTTTGATTTGTTTAGGCCCAAAGTTGAAGGCCCATTAATAAACGGGTCTATACCAATGATCATTAAAGCCCAGTTATGTGGCCCAACTCCAATGTGTCTATCCACTCGTCTCGTTCGCCCTCATGTTCTGTTCCCCGACTCCTCCGCCAGTCCTCCATTTTCAGCCAGGTTGAGCTGCTTCTGCTTCGGTCCAAAACCCTACTTGAATCACCTGAAATCTCAGCATTTTACTATCAGATTGACCTTCTTCAAGCCAGAGCTCTGTCTCAGTTATGACGTCAATCAACTTCAACCCCTTTGAAAATTGGTTTTCGAGACGTCCTAATCCCATTCCTCCTCTCAATCTCTTTGCATTTAGAGACTCGTTGTCTCAGAAATCCTCTACGTCCCCAAATTTTGCTTCAATAAGTCTCTCAAATATCTTCAAGAGGCCGCGAAAACCAAAGAAAGCAACCGATGAACCAGGGTATTACGGCAAAATGCTAGAACAATTCTACTGGGAATGCGATAATTTACCCGACTACAGACACACTCCCGAGGTTGAGAAAATCCTCAGCGAAGATCCTGTTTTCGAGAACAAAGAGACTCCTACGCAAGAGGAGCTCGAAAAGAACGAGAAACTCTGGAAAGCGATGCGAGATAGCCCTGTTGTGCAATTTCTGGAACGTGCGGAGGAAATTGCAGCCAAATACAATGAATTGGAGCTCAAAGCAAACGAGAATCCATACAGAAACGAGGACAAGAAGCTGTGGAGGGCAATTCCTCATGTGCCTGGTCTTGATGGGCGGCCTATGCCGAGGAAAGCGATAAAGACAGATAGAGAATCCGATGACAAGTTTTGGGATTTTGCCAGACAGTTCTTTTTTGGGCTCTGGGGCTTCCAGCAAAGACCTTATCCGCCTGGTCGCCCGATCGATGTTGCTCAGGCCATTGGGTATAAGCGCCTCGAGAAGCGGTACTATGATTGTAAGTCTAAGTTGGTGTGGTTATTAGAAGAACGTGCTCTGATTTTCCATTTACTTCAGCTAAATTGAGCTGCGTAAGCCACATTGACATGGCCTATCTCAGTGTCATCGCAATATGGACTCATTTAGAGTTGTTATGTTCTTCT encodes:
- the LOC103486262 gene encoding probable L-type lectin-domain containing receptor kinase VI.1, which produces MAMGFSLPCLVIFFFCVSVLRVQAPFVYHGFNNSGLDLDQGAFIEPSGLLRLTDSSQYVIGRAFHPIAQPMFDINSETVSDVSSFSTSFVFAIVPSSSGPPVGYGLAFVMAPSTQFPGAASEHYLGLFNSSNNGDPSNHIFAVEFDTVNGHDDEKNFKGNHVGINKNGVRSSASESAEYSDYGSDVKTEVYLDTGDLIQAWIDYDGRSKLVNVTIAPANVIRPTEPLISYSINLTPVLNEMMYVGFSASTGKETSFHYISGWSFAINESAPQLNVHQLPPPLKVQSPLPSSSTFNPLVTVVVPILSAITLMGILFLASIFRRRFRGENLEEWERDCPHRFGYRDLYKATKGFKDSELIGSGGFGSVYRGVLPSTGCEVAVKRITRNASQGMREFAAEIESLGRLRHKNLVNLQGWCKKQNDLLLVYDYIPNGSLDSLLYHPKDNFVLNWEQRINILKGVAGGLLYLHEEWEQVVIHRDVKPSNILIDISMNARLSDFGLARLYDHDQISHTTSVVGTIGYISPELARTGKASKTTDVFAYGVLILEVACGRRPLESDIFILVDWVMECHEKGRILDAADPKLNEIYDTVEMEMVLKLGLLCSHYNPEARPSMRQVTRFLNGEDQILAFDPSPYSQITFQSSSGFTQFIPPSSRTSTTSFLSSTSIDVGR